TATAGATTTGCAGGTTATCAACCAGTTCCCTAACCTGGGGCAGAGCGTTGTAGTTCGATAGTAGGTAGTCAATAAGCCTAAGCAGTAGGATGTATCCAGTGGTTTCATCGCCATGCATGGTGCTGGTATAAAAGACCTCGGGTTCAGGCTCATTGCTTTCCACATTGTCTGAAATTTTTAAAATATATAGTTTGCGTCCCTGAACGGTAGTTCCAATGGAATCGAGCTTACAAAGGGTAGGGTAGTCTGTTTCAAATTTTTTCATCATGGCTCTGTATACCTCATAGGTGGGATACCTATCCCATCCTGCCATCTCCTCAATGGTTGTTGCCATTACAACAGCCTTGGCACTTAGGCTCGATGGATGTGGAAGCATTTCAACCTTATACCCTAGCTTAAGAAAAGCGTCATATTCCTGCTGGTTGGCATAGGCATAAATAGTATCTCCCTTGATATTATCAATTGATACGGTTTGAGTGATTATGGTGTTTACCTTGTTGCGGTTAGACTCAAGAAACCTAAAGTAATACTCGTTGTTTTGTGGGAAAACAAAACAGGGTAAACCAGTAATAAAAAAAAGAAGGAGGGTTTTGTTAAATGCCATATTAGGTGATTTTTGATGTTGTAAACTTAAGTAAAATTTGATAGATTTGAGTGAAATCCTTAAGCCAAAATGAAGTGTAATATCAACAAAATCAACCTGAAACTTTTGAGCAATTATATTCTATAACTGCTGCCAACGTTATGGGCTATTTGTTAACTACGATCCGGTTCTTTTGGTAAATGTTAATGTAAAAGCGAATAATATCTGGAAAGGACTATCGGGTTTCCTGCACATCGAAAACTTACTCAACACCGAATACTATGGGCAAACCATAAATGCAAACTGGGGAAGCCCTAAAATACTTCAGGACCTCCGTAGAATTGATTTTGGGATTGAAGTTAGGTTCTAGCCGACTTTTACTTTATGAGATTTATGGAAAGTGGATACTCAAAGCGCTCGCCATTCGACGATTTTACCGATGCTATAATGGTTAAAATAAGCCCTAAAAGGAAGATGGCACCCAGTAGCACGAAGCCAACCAAAAAGATTACAAGAATACCTGCTACAATTGAGTATATGGTAAGCGATAGCTGAAAGTTTAATGCTGCTTTACCCTGCCGGTCAACCTCAGGGAATTCTTCTTTTTTAAGTAACCAAACAACAAGTGGCCCAATAATATGCCCAAAGGGAATTATTAATCCCGACAGTGCTGAAAGATGACAGAGCATGCTGAAGGTGCGTTCATCGTTGCTTGTGTAAGTAATGTTTTCCATAATGAATGTATTTATACTAAATTACGAAAAGTTAGAGCGATTTGCTGCATTTGTAATAAAAATTGCACAAAATTCATGTTAATTTTGTCCATGTTGAACTTTACAAAAATTTGACAATCAATCTCGCCAAAAATTTGATTGGAGTGCTCTTGATTAAACTTCATTAACCATAATTGAAGTATATAGTTATTAGTATTATGCCTCCAGCATTTTTT
This is a stretch of genomic DNA from Tenuifilum sp. 4138str. It encodes these proteins:
- a CDS encoding DUF4870 domain-containing protein yields the protein MENITYTSNDERTFSMLCHLSALSGLIIPFGHIIGPLVVWLLKKEEFPEVDRQGKAALNFQLSLTIYSIVAGILVIFLVGFVLLGAIFLLGLILTIIASVKSSNGERFEYPLSINLIK